The region GATGATGGAGGCCATGTGCAGCGTCCACGATGAGAAGTCGTATTTGCCCATCTTGGTCTGGCCCATGGAGTAGAAGAAGAACTGGAAGTACCAGATGACTCCTGCCAGGGCGGCGAAGAGATAGTTGAACGTCAGGGTCGTCGGCGATAGACGATCGTAGGTGGAAGGATCGAGGGGATCGAAGTCGACCATGGTCTGGCCGGAGGAGTGGCTGGCCCGCATAGGATTCATGCCGGGTTCGCCGACGAACTGTTTGATCGAGGCGTTCTTGATGATCAGGATGACCGACCACACAAAGTTGGTCAGGAAGCCTCCCCAGAGCACGACGATCAGCACCGGAAGGTTCTGCCACAGGTCGAGGCGGTTGTGCGCCAGCAACTCCTGCTTGGCCACGACCGCGATGGGGGCTCCCGCCTTCAGGCCGAAGGCGAAGAAGGAGCTCATGATTCCGGCGAAGATCGCGACAGCCAGACCCTTGCCGAAGTTGTAGTCCGTCTCGCCGGCTTCGGCCTTCTCTTCCGGGGTAACCTCGCGTTCTTTCGAGAGACCTGCGGCTCCATTGACTGCGACCGCAATCAGGCAGACGGCGACGCCGACGAGGATGATCTGTCCGGAACGCTCGTGGAGGATGCCGGACATCTCACCGCTATAAAGAGGCGGGATGAGGGTTCCGAAGGCGGTGCACAGGCCAAGCGCGATGGCGTAGCCGAGGGCGATTCCGAGATAGCGGATTGCCAGGCCGAAGGTCAGACCTCCCATGCCCCAAAGCACGCCCCACAAAATGGCGTAGCGGATGCTCGAAGGATCCTGCTGATAGGCAGTGTGCAGTACAGAGGAGAGATTGGGGACGAAGATCCACGCCAGCACCAGCGGCGCGACGATCCAGGCGGCGAAGCCCTGGATCAGCCAGTAGATCTCCCACGACCAGCGCTTGATGGCGCGGAAGGGAATGAAGTTTGTTGCCGAGGCGAATCCGCCGATCCAGTGGTAGATGACGCCGATAAAAGGATTTGGTCCCACGAAGACTCCGTTTTGAGGAATGATAAAAGAAAGGGCTCCCTGGGAGCGCGTACTATCGTAGCTGAGATAGATTGTATCGGGAAATAAAATCTCTATTGAACCAGCTGCGATTGCACTGTTGGAGGGTAAGGTCCTGCAAGTCTCGCTCTTTATCACCTGTTACAACGACACTTTGTTTCCAGAGACGGGCAAGGCCGTCGTCAAGGTGCTCGAACGACTGGGCCACACGGTGGACTTTCCCGCAGGACAGACCTGCTGTGGACAGATGCACTGGAACACCGGCTATCAGGCCGAGGCGCTGCCGCTGGTTGGCCGCTTCGTAGAGCAGTTTCGCCATGCCGAGGCGGTCGTCGTGCCTTCCTCAAGCTGCGTGGCCATGATGCGCGACCATTATCCAAAGATGGCCGAGGAGCTGGGGAACAAAAAGCTGATGGCAGAGGTCGCCGAGCTGCTGCCGCGCGTCTACGAGTTTTCCGAGTTCCTGACGAGGCGGCTGGGTCTGACCGACGTCGGCGCTTATTATCCTCATCGCGTGACCTACCATGCCAGCTGCCACGGACTGCGCAATCTTGAGCTGGGCGATGGGCCGATGAGTCTGTTGCGAGC is a window of Edaphobacter sp. 12200R-103 DNA encoding:
- a CDS encoding L-rhamnose/proton symporter RhaT, which gives rise to MGPNPFIGVIYHWIGGFASATNFIPFRAIKRWSWEIYWLIQGFAAWIVAPLVLAWIFVPNLSSVLHTAYQQDPSSIRYAILWGVLWGMGGLTFGLAIRYLGIALGYAIALGLCTAFGTLIPPLYSGEMSGILHERSGQIILVGVAVCLIAVAVNGAAGLSKEREVTPEEKAEAGETDYNFGKGLAVAIFAGIMSSFFAFGLKAGAPIAVVAKQELLAHNRLDLWQNLPVLIVVLWGGFLTNFVWSVILIIKNASIKQFVGEPGMNPMRASHSSGQTMVDFDPLDPSTYDRLSPTTLTFNYLFAALAGVIWYFQFFFYSMGQTKMGKYDFSSWTLHMASIIIFATLWGLALREWRGTSMRTKVLVTLGLLLLVGSTVIVGYGNYLKSAETAATTAMLR
- a CDS encoding (Fe-S)-binding protein: MQVSLFITCYNDTLFPETGKAVVKVLERLGHTVDFPAGQTCCGQMHWNTGYQAEALPLVGRFVEQFRHAEAVVVPSSSCVAMMRDHYPKMAEELGNKKLMAEVAELLPRVYEFSEFLTRRLGLTDVGAYYPHRVTYHASCHGLRNLELGDGPMSLLRAVKGIDLVQIGNMEQCCGFGGTFAVKNADVSSAMLAEKTTAVLNTGAEACTACDNSCLMHIQGALHRQRTGVRTVHLAEILAGAEGDVL